A window from Leifsonia shinshuensis encodes these proteins:
- a CDS encoding phosphocholine cytidylyltransferase family protein, with product MTTQVVILAAGMGSRLGRSLPKPLTELSDGRTIMQQQFDNIHAAFGKDVQVTIVVGYKLEHIIEAFPDAQFVYNEQYDQTNTSKSLMRALQASGPGGVLWMNGDVVFDPAVLVRGAAMVARDQTFVTVNTSSVADEEVKYTTGPEGYIQELSKTVKNGLGEAVGINYISSADKATLLRQLQRVGDQDYFERGIELAIEQDHLLAEPVDISDLYAVEVDFQEDLERANLFV from the coding sequence GTGACGACCCAGGTAGTGATTCTGGCGGCCGGCATGGGAAGCCGGCTCGGACGGAGCCTTCCCAAGCCGCTGACCGAGCTGAGCGACGGCCGCACGATCATGCAGCAGCAGTTCGACAACATCCACGCCGCCTTCGGCAAAGACGTGCAGGTGACCATCGTCGTCGGCTACAAGCTGGAGCACATCATCGAGGCGTTCCCCGACGCCCAGTTCGTCTACAACGAGCAGTACGACCAGACCAACACCTCCAAGAGCCTCATGCGCGCCCTCCAGGCGTCCGGCCCCGGCGGCGTGCTCTGGATGAACGGCGACGTAGTCTTCGACCCGGCCGTCCTCGTGCGCGGCGCGGCCATGGTGGCCCGCGACCAGACCTTCGTCACGGTCAACACCTCCTCCGTCGCCGACGAGGAGGTCAAGTACACGACCGGTCCCGAGGGCTACATCCAGGAGCTGTCCAAGACCGTCAAGAACGGTCTCGGCGAGGCGGTCGGCATCAACTACATCTCGTCGGCCGACAAGGCCACGCTGCTGCGTCAGCTGCAGCGCGTCGGCGACCAGGACTACTTCGAGCGCGGCATCGAGCTCGCGATCGAGCAGGACCACCTGCTGGCCGAGCCGGTCGACATCTCCGACCTGTACGCCGTCGAGGTCGACTTCCAGGAGGACCTGGAGCGCGCGAATCTTTTCGTGTAG
- a CDS encoding helix-turn-helix transcriptional regulator, which yields MHHSVAPAAALLGERIRQARIGLGLSQEAIAGLAGMHVTNFGKIERGRANPSLLTMLRIAVALGTDVATLTQDITRDSVPDDLGVLSAHEYLDERSRRRTRGR from the coding sequence ATGCACCACTCCGTCGCACCCGCCGCCGCACTGCTCGGCGAACGCATCCGCCAGGCCCGCATCGGTCTCGGGCTCAGCCAGGAAGCCATCGCCGGTCTCGCCGGCATGCACGTCACGAACTTCGGCAAGATCGAGCGCGGGCGCGCGAATCCCAGCCTCCTGACCATGCTGCGCATCGCCGTCGCCCTCGGCACCGACGTGGCGACGCTCACTCAGGACATCACGCGCGACTCGGTTCCCGACGACCTCGGGGTGCTGTCGGCGCACGAGTACCTCGACGAGCGCTCCCGTCGGCGCACTCGCGGTCGCTGA
- a CDS encoding ABC transporter permease, giving the protein MRPAQRSRFTRYRHSLWLLTKRDLSVRYSTSALGYLWSILDPLVMSLIYWFVFTVIFHRTVGENPYIVFLLAALLPWMWFNGAVSDSTRAFIREAKLIRSTMIPRTIWVNRIAASKGIEFLLSLPVLAVFAIFTGARLNVEALLFPLAILIQTVLTVGVGLIVAPLVVFYRDLERAVKLALRFLFYASPIIYSARDLPGGCGAGVAAKHCAAYLATHPGAQTDVLFSLHFWSAFNPLTGIFSLYRAAFFPEELDWFLVGVSAAMSLVLLAIGWGVFKRFERDILKEI; this is encoded by the coding sequence GTGCGCCCTGCGCAGCGCTCGCGCTTCACGCGCTACCGGCACTCCCTCTGGCTGCTGACCAAGCGGGACCTCAGCGTCCGCTACTCCACCAGCGCCCTCGGATATCTGTGGTCAATCCTCGACCCGCTGGTGATGAGCCTGATCTACTGGTTCGTCTTCACGGTGATCTTCCACCGCACGGTCGGTGAGAACCCGTACATCGTCTTCCTGCTGGCGGCCCTGCTGCCGTGGATGTGGTTCAACGGGGCGGTCTCGGACAGCACGCGTGCCTTCATCCGCGAGGCGAAGCTCATCCGCTCGACGATGATCCCGCGCACGATCTGGGTGAACCGGATCGCCGCCTCCAAGGGGATCGAGTTCCTGCTGTCGCTGCCGGTGCTCGCCGTCTTCGCGATCTTCACCGGAGCGCGGCTGAACGTCGAGGCGCTGCTGTTCCCGCTGGCCATCCTCATCCAGACGGTGCTCACCGTCGGCGTCGGCCTCATCGTCGCGCCCCTCGTGGTCTTCTACCGCGACCTGGAGCGCGCGGTGAAGCTCGCGCTGCGCTTCCTCTTCTACGCGTCCCCGATCATCTACAGCGCGCGCGACCTGCCCGGCGGCTGCGGCGCGGGCGTGGCGGCCAAGCACTGCGCCGCGTACCTCGCCACGCATCCCGGAGCGCAGACCGACGTGCTCTTCTCGCTGCACTTCTGGTCGGCGTTCAACCCGCTGACCGGCATCTTCAGCCTGTATCGCGCCGCATTCTTCCCCGAGGAGCTGGACTGGTTCCTCGTCGGGGTCAGCGCGGCGATGTCGCTCGTGCTGCTGGCGATCGGCTGGGGCGTGTTCAAGCGCTTCGAGCGCGACATCCTGAAGGAGATCTGA
- a CDS encoding ABC transporter ATP-binding protein, with product MAEAAEPTAAQIEAEAAPPPRPAQKRAPAKTAAAAAGTSTRAPRKRTTTAKPRQTTRATSEPRATEAPAPVVDTRPTVLSLGGLHKRYGDTVAVDGVSLEIKEGSFYGIVGPNGAGKTTTLSIVTGLLRPDAGRVIVHGVDVWAEPVRAKHIIGVLPDKLRLFDRLTGAQFLRYAGTLRGLSAKTVRARTADLAAAFGIEDALDRLVADYSAGMTKKIALAAAMIHSPRLLVLDEPFESVDPVSAANIIDILQRYTAAGGTVVVSSHGMDMIQRVCDSVAIIVRGQVLASGTIDEVRGEQTLEERFVELAGGRKAAEGMEWLHSFSD from the coding sequence ATGGCGGAGGCTGCCGAGCCGACGGCCGCGCAGATCGAGGCGGAGGCGGCGCCGCCGCCGCGCCCTGCGCAGAAGCGAGCGCCCGCGAAGACGGCTGCGGCCGCCGCGGGCACCAGTACTCGCGCGCCGCGCAAGCGGACGACGACGGCCAAGCCGCGGCAGACCACGCGGGCCACTTCCGAGCCCCGGGCGACCGAAGCGCCGGCTCCCGTGGTCGACACCCGCCCGACCGTGCTGTCGCTGGGCGGCCTGCACAAGCGCTACGGCGACACGGTCGCGGTCGACGGAGTGAGCCTGGAGATCAAGGAAGGCTCCTTCTACGGGATCGTCGGCCCCAACGGCGCCGGAAAGACCACGACGCTGTCGATCGTCACGGGCCTGCTCCGACCGGACGCGGGCCGCGTGATCGTGCACGGCGTCGACGTGTGGGCCGAGCCGGTGCGCGCCAAGCACATCATCGGCGTTCTCCCGGACAAGCTGCGGCTCTTCGACCGCCTCACCGGCGCGCAGTTCCTGCGGTACGCCGGCACGCTGCGCGGCCTGAGCGCGAAGACGGTTCGCGCGCGCACCGCCGACCTCGCCGCCGCCTTCGGCATCGAGGACGCCCTCGACCGCCTCGTGGCCGACTACTCCGCCGGCATGACGAAGAAGATCGCGCTCGCCGCGGCCATGATCCACTCGCCGCGCCTGCTGGTGCTCGACGAGCCGTTCGAGTCGGTCGACCCGGTCTCCGCCGCGAACATCATCGACATCCTGCAGCGCTACACCGCCGCGGGCGGCACGGTCGTCGTGTCCAGCCACGGCATGGACATGATCCAGCGCGTCTGCGACAGCGTCGCGATCATCGTGCGCGGACAGGTTCTCGCCTCCGGCACGATCGACGAGGTGCGCGGCGAGCAGACGCTCGAGGAGCGGTTCGTGGAGCTGGCCGGCGGCCGGAAGGCAGCGGAAGGCATGGAGTGGTTGCACAGTTTCTCGGACTGA
- a CDS encoding DUF3039 domain-containing protein, which yields MNEASISDPFGEPGGGGATTLDRELEELLQNQEPGDHERFSHYVKKEQILESAMTGKPVKALCGKMWTPNRDPEKFPVCPTCREIYEGLQGD from the coding sequence ATGAACGAAGCCAGCATCTCCGATCCCTTCGGCGAGCCCGGCGGCGGCGGTGCGACCACGCTCGATCGCGAGCTCGAGGAACTCCTGCAGAACCAGGAGCCGGGCGATCACGAGCGCTTCTCGCACTACGTGAAGAAGGAGCAGATCCTGGAGTCCGCGATGACCGGCAAGCCGGTCAAGGCGCTCTGCGGCAAGATGTGGACGCCGAACCGCGACCCCGAGAAGTTCCCGGTCTGCCCGACCTGCCGCGAGATCTACGAGGGCCTGCAGGGCGACTGA
- a CDS encoding nicotinate phosphoribosyltransferase, giving the protein MTERPTSSAFLTDRYELTMLDAALLAGTHDRECVFEAFTRRLPAGRRYGVLAGTGRLLELIDQFRFGDAELQFLRDNRIVRDETIDWLADYRFSGTIRGYREGELFFPGSPFFIVDAPFAEGVILETLLLSVFNYDSAVASAAARMVAAAGGRPLAEMGSRRANERSAVAAARAAFIAGFSATSNLEAGRTWGVPTMGTAAHAFTLLHDSEEAAFRAQVDALGPGTTLLVDTFDVAKAIETAVRVAGPELGAVRLDSGDLPKLVKQVREQLDSLGATKTRITVTNDLDEYTIAALAASPVDSYGVGTSVVTGSGNPASGMVYKLVAHRSHGSSGEWIPVAKKSDGKASVGGRKHPVRRHDAAGTAVAEVVHIVEKGDIPDDTGRDLLVPLITRGEVHLEHLGVEGTRRAREHRELAMSELPDEAFRLGRGDPVLPTIFE; this is encoded by the coding sequence GTGACCGAGAGACCGACGTCCTCCGCCTTCCTCACCGACCGCTACGAGCTGACGATGCTCGACGCCGCCCTCCTCGCCGGCACGCACGATCGCGAGTGCGTGTTCGAGGCGTTCACCCGCCGCTTGCCGGCTGGGCGCCGCTACGGCGTGCTCGCCGGAACCGGGCGGCTGCTGGAGCTGATCGACCAGTTCCGCTTCGGGGATGCCGAGCTGCAGTTCCTGCGGGACAACCGGATCGTGCGGGACGAGACCATCGACTGGCTGGCCGACTACCGCTTCTCGGGCACCATCCGCGGGTACCGCGAGGGCGAGCTGTTCTTCCCGGGCTCCCCGTTCTTCATCGTGGATGCGCCCTTCGCCGAGGGCGTCATCCTCGAGACCCTGCTGCTCAGCGTGTTCAACTACGACTCCGCCGTCGCCTCGGCGGCCGCGCGCATGGTCGCGGCCGCGGGCGGGCGCCCGCTGGCCGAGATGGGCTCACGCCGCGCGAACGAGCGCTCCGCGGTGGCTGCTGCGCGCGCCGCCTTCATCGCCGGGTTCTCCGCCACCTCCAACCTCGAGGCCGGACGCACCTGGGGCGTGCCCACCATGGGCACCGCCGCGCACGCCTTCACGCTGCTCCACGACTCCGAAGAGGCCGCGTTCCGGGCGCAGGTGGATGCGCTGGGCCCGGGCACGACGCTGCTGGTCGACACCTTCGACGTCGCCAAGGCCATCGAGACCGCCGTGCGCGTGGCCGGCCCCGAGCTCGGCGCCGTGCGGCTCGACTCGGGCGACCTGCCGAAGCTGGTGAAGCAGGTGCGCGAGCAGCTCGACTCCCTGGGGGCGACGAAGACGCGCATCACCGTCACCAACGACCTCGACGAGTACACGATCGCGGCCCTCGCGGCCTCCCCCGTCGACTCCTACGGTGTGGGGACGTCGGTCGTGACCGGCTCGGGCAATCCGGCGTCCGGCATGGTCTACAAGCTGGTGGCGCACCGCAGTCACGGCAGCTCGGGCGAGTGGATCCCGGTGGCGAAGAAGTCGGACGGCAAGGCGAGCGTCGGGGGCAGGAAGCATCCGGTGCGCCGCCACGACGCCGCCGGCACCGCCGTGGCGGAGGTCGTGCACATCGTCGAGAAGGGCGACATCCCGGACGACACCGGTCGCGACCTGCTCGTGCCGCTGATCACCCGCGGCGAGGTGCATCTGGAGCACCTCGGCGTCGAGGGGACGCGCCGCGCCCGCGAGCACCGCGAACTCGCCATGAGCGAGCTCCCGGATGAGGCGTTCCGCCTGGGCCGCGGCGACCCGGTGTTGCCGACGATCTTCGAGTGA
- a CDS encoding glycosyltransferase family 2 protein, translating into MPDHTVNTLPGVSYVMPVLNEVTHVRAAVDSLLAQDYTGPFEVTIALGPSMDGTTELVEELAAVDGRIRVVDNAIGSTPAGLNLAIRESRYPIVIRVDAHSVLPPDYARIAVETILETGADNVGGLMDAQGTTDFERAVARAYGSRVGLGGTKLHVGGEAGPAETVYLGVFRRDRLIEVGLFDEEIKRGQDWELNRRLRTSGGTVWFTPRLKVTYRPRPNLYRLARQFFSTGIWRGELARRFPASNGLRYFAPPVMVLGVAIGTLLGLGGIVQAILGAAPWLLWGFAIPALYIVIVIVSAVLWGRKDGFRPFLWFLVVLPCIHFSWGVGFILGYLSLTRNITAHTGR; encoded by the coding sequence ATGCCGGACCACACCGTGAACACCCTTCCGGGTGTCTCGTACGTGATGCCCGTGCTCAACGAGGTCACCCACGTGCGGGCGGCCGTCGACAGCCTGCTGGCGCAGGACTACACGGGCCCCTTCGAGGTGACCATCGCCCTCGGCCCGAGCATGGACGGCACCACCGAGCTGGTCGAGGAACTGGCGGCCGTCGACGGCCGCATCCGCGTCGTCGACAACGCCATCGGGTCCACGCCCGCCGGGCTGAACCTGGCGATCCGCGAGTCGCGGTACCCGATCGTGATCCGCGTCGACGCGCACAGCGTCCTCCCGCCCGACTACGCCCGCATCGCGGTGGAGACCATCCTCGAGACCGGCGCCGACAACGTCGGTGGCCTGATGGATGCGCAGGGCACGACCGACTTCGAGCGCGCCGTCGCGCGCGCCTACGGCAGCCGCGTCGGCCTCGGCGGAACCAAGCTGCACGTCGGCGGCGAAGCCGGCCCGGCGGAGACGGTGTACCTCGGAGTGTTCCGCCGCGATCGCCTGATCGAGGTTGGCCTGTTCGACGAGGAGATCAAGCGCGGGCAGGACTGGGAGCTCAACCGCCGGCTCCGCACCTCGGGCGGCACGGTCTGGTTCACCCCGCGGCTCAAGGTCACGTACCGTCCGCGTCCCAACCTCTACCGCCTCGCCCGGCAGTTCTTCTCGACCGGCATCTGGCGCGGCGAGCTGGCCCGGCGGTTCCCCGCCTCCAACGGCCTCCGCTACTTCGCGCCGCCGGTGATGGTGCTCGGCGTCGCGATCGGCACGCTGCTGGGCCTCGGCGGGATCGTGCAGGCGATCCTCGGCGCCGCGCCGTGGCTGCTGTGGGGCTTCGCGATCCCGGCGCTCTACATCGTCATCGTCATCGTCTCGGCGGTGCTGTGGGGGCGCAAGGACGGCTTTCGCCCGTTCCTGTGGTTTCTCGTAGTCTTGCCGTGCATCCACTTCAGCTGGGGGGTCGGGTTCATCCTCGGATACCTGTCGCTCACCCGCAACATCACAGCCCACACCGGAAGGTAG
- a CDS encoding trypsin-like peptidase domain-containing protein, which produces MTDTPNTPEPAKPEHDADTAAVVDASTGSEHTPAAPTPAAETPAAPQPTAEQPAAGWTAPAAEGAAPQPAAQQPAAEQPTAQQPTVPVQPAAHQTQPTQPVPPQPYGQPYGQQQPHYGNGAFGQPAGYGQPYAPNAHQQPYATAPGAPGAPTATAPKPAKRGNTGLIIATLAIGALIGGVAGAGAGVGIFAATDGGNATIKTVSGPQNITVNDANDASTVTAVAAKASPSVVTISVTASSSGGTGSGVVLSSDGYVLTNTHVVTLDGQASNVSITVTDNDGKIYTAKLIGTDPTTDLAVIKLDNASGMTPITWGDSSKLNVGSTTVAIGAPLGLSGTVTDGIVSALNRSISIASSAAPKDDSNSGGNSQNPFNFDFPDQGGSGSQQQQSGAQGTISLPVIQTDASINPGNSGGALLNSKGELIGVNVAIASAGGSSSEGSQSGSIGVGFAIPSDLAKRISGEIIKNGSATHGLLGASVADASSDSKATTVGALIKSVTGGGAAANAGLKAGDVVVNLDDTPITDATDLTAQVRAQAAGAKVDVTYIRDGQTKTASVTLGSLPAE; this is translated from the coding sequence ATGACCGACACCCCGAACACCCCGGAGCCCGCGAAGCCCGAGCACGACGCCGACACCGCAGCGGTCGTGGACGCTTCCACCGGTTCCGAGCACACCCCGGCCGCGCCGACTCCGGCCGCCGAGACCCCCGCCGCCCCGCAGCCCACCGCCGAGCAGCCGGCCGCCGGATGGACCGCCCCGGCCGCCGAGGGCGCCGCACCGCAGCCCGCCGCCCAGCAGCCTGCCGCCGAGCAGCCGACGGCGCAGCAGCCGACGGTCCCGGTGCAGCCCGCCGCCCACCAGACGCAGCCCACCCAGCCCGTCCCGCCGCAGCCGTATGGCCAGCCCTACGGCCAGCAGCAGCCGCACTACGGCAACGGCGCCTTCGGCCAGCCCGCCGGCTACGGCCAGCCCTACGCTCCGAACGCCCACCAGCAGCCGTACGCGACCGCACCCGGCGCCCCGGGTGCCCCGACCGCGACAGCTCCGAAGCCGGCCAAGCGCGGCAACACCGGCCTGATCATCGCGACGCTCGCGATCGGCGCCCTGATCGGCGGCGTCGCCGGCGCAGGCGCCGGCGTCGGCATCTTCGCCGCGACCGATGGCGGCAACGCGACCATCAAGACCGTCTCCGGTCCGCAGAACATCACCGTCAACGACGCGAACGACGCCAGCACCGTCACGGCCGTCGCCGCGAAGGCGTCGCCGAGCGTCGTCACCATCTCGGTGACCGCGTCCAGCTCCGGCGGAACCGGTTCCGGCGTCGTCCTCAGCTCCGACGGCTACGTGCTCACCAACACGCACGTCGTGACCCTCGACGGCCAGGCGTCCAACGTGAGCATCACCGTGACCGACAACGACGGCAAGATCTACACCGCCAAGCTGATCGGCACCGACCCGACCACCGACCTCGCCGTCATCAAGCTGGACAACGCGTCCGGCATGACCCCGATCACCTGGGGCGACTCGAGCAAGTTGAACGTCGGCAGCACCACCGTCGCCATCGGTGCACCGCTCGGTCTCTCCGGCACGGTCACCGACGGCATCGTGAGCGCGCTGAACCGCAGCATCAGCATCGCCTCCTCGGCGGCCCCGAAGGACGACTCGAACAGCGGCGGCAACAGCCAGAACCCGTTCAACTTCGACTTCCCCGACCAGGGCGGCTCCGGCTCGCAGCAGCAGCAGTCCGGCGCGCAGGGCACGATCTCGCTGCCGGTCATCCAGACCGACGCGTCGATCAACCCCGGCAACTCGGGCGGCGCCCTGCTCAACAGCAAGGGCGAGCTGATCGGCGTCAACGTCGCGATCGCGAGCGCCGGCGGCTCGAGCTCCGAGGGATCCCAGTCGGGCAGCATCGGCGTCGGCTTCGCCATCCCGTCCGACCTGGCCAAGCGGATCTCCGGCGAGATCATCAAGAACGGCTCCGCAACGCACGGCCTCCTGGGCGCGTCGGTGGCCGACGCGAGCAGCGACAGCAAGGCGACCACGGTCGGCGCGCTGATCAAGAGCGTCACCGGCGGCGGCGCCGCGGCGAACGCGGGGCTCAAGGCGGGCGACGTGGTCGTCAACCTCGACGACACCCCGATCACCGACGCCACCGACCTCACCGCGCAGGTGCGCGCACAGGCGGCGGGCGCGAAGGTCGACGTCACGTACATCCGCGACGGTCAGACCAAGACCGCTTCGGTCACCCTGGGGTCGCTTCCGGCCGAGTGA
- the murI gene encoding glutamate racemase — translation MTDAPIGIFDSGVGGLTVARAIRDQLPNESLLYVGDTAHSPYGPKSIADVRRYSLEVMDFLVEQGVKLLVIACNTASSAMLRDARERYDVPVIEVIQPAVRRAVAATRTGRVGVIGTVGTIASRAYEDAFAAAPTLQLFTQACPRFVEFVEAGITSGEEVLRVTAEYLRPLRDADVDTLVLGCTHYPFLKGAISYVMGEGVSLVSSDTETAKDVYRTLVGQGLERRSPLPPTIRYEATGSDADTFLRLAHRFIGPEVSRVDLVQTGVIDLPL, via the coding sequence GTGACGGATGCGCCGATTGGGATCTTCGACTCGGGTGTGGGCGGGTTGACCGTCGCCCGCGCCATCCGCGATCAGCTCCCCAACGAGTCGCTGCTCTACGTCGGCGACACGGCGCACTCGCCCTACGGGCCGAAGTCCATCGCGGACGTGCGCCGCTACTCGCTCGAGGTCATGGACTTCCTGGTCGAGCAGGGCGTCAAGCTCCTGGTGATCGCCTGCAACACCGCCTCGTCGGCCATGCTCCGGGATGCGCGCGAGCGCTACGACGTGCCCGTCATCGAGGTCATCCAGCCCGCCGTCCGCCGCGCCGTCGCCGCGACCCGCACCGGCCGCGTCGGCGTGATCGGCACGGTCGGCACCATCGCCTCCCGTGCCTACGAGGACGCCTTCGCGGCAGCACCGACGCTGCAGCTCTTCACGCAGGCGTGCCCCCGGTTCGTCGAGTTCGTGGAGGCCGGCATCACCTCCGGCGAGGAGGTGCTGCGCGTGACCGCCGAGTACCTGCGCCCGCTGCGCGACGCGGACGTCGACACGCTCGTGCTCGGCTGCACCCACTACCCGTTCCTGAAGGGCGCCATCTCCTACGTCATGGGCGAGGGCGTCTCGCTGGTCTCCAGCGACACGGAGACCGCGAAGGACGTCTACCGCACGCTCGTGGGCCAGGGACTCGAGCGGCGCTCGCCGCTGCCCCCCACCATCCGGTACGAGGCCACCGGCTCCGACGCCGACACCTTCCTGCGCCTGGCGCACCGCTTCATCGGCCCCGAGGTCTCGCGGGTCGACCTGGTGCAGACCGGCGTCATCGACCTGCCCCTGTAG
- a CDS encoding glycosyltransferase, with product MAEQRASSGEQPRVAVVVLTQGTRPVELRRGLESVLAQQGVETDIVVVGNGWDPTTADPALPEGVRALALPENVGIPAGRNAGVPLVTGEWLFFLDDDADIPSATFLADAIALLRRDPSIGMLQPRLRVPDGTAPPRRWIPRIRKGDPARSSNVFAVLEAAIVLPRDVFERAGGWAAPFFYAHEGIDLAWKVWDQGKRVWYAGDLVAEHPSVSPTRHSYYYRLNARNRVWLARRNLPAVLVPLYVGSWTGIQLLRWFRKPAVLRAWFGGWAEGWRTDPGERRPLRWRTVARMTAAGRPPIV from the coding sequence GTGGCTGAGCAGCGGGCGTCCTCCGGCGAGCAGCCGCGGGTGGCCGTCGTGGTGCTCACGCAGGGCACCCGCCCGGTCGAGCTGCGCCGGGGGCTCGAGTCGGTGCTCGCCCAGCAGGGGGTCGAGACGGACATCGTGGTCGTCGGCAACGGCTGGGACCCGACGACAGCGGATCCCGCCCTCCCCGAGGGCGTGCGCGCGCTGGCGCTGCCGGAGAACGTCGGCATCCCGGCTGGCCGCAACGCGGGAGTCCCGCTGGTGACCGGCGAGTGGCTGTTCTTCCTCGACGACGACGCGGACATCCCGTCGGCGACGTTCCTCGCGGACGCCATCGCTCTGCTGCGGCGCGACCCCTCGATCGGGATGCTGCAGCCGCGGCTGCGCGTGCCCGACGGGACGGCCCCGCCGCGGCGCTGGATCCCGCGCATCCGCAAGGGCGATCCGGCCCGGTCGAGCAACGTGTTCGCCGTGCTGGAGGCGGCGATCGTGCTCCCGCGCGACGTCTTCGAGCGCGCGGGCGGATGGGCGGCCCCGTTCTTCTACGCGCACGAGGGCATCGACCTCGCCTGGAAGGTCTGGGACCAGGGCAAGCGTGTCTGGTACGCCGGGGACCTGGTGGCCGAGCATCCGTCGGTCTCTCCGACCCGGCACTCGTATTACTACCGGCTCAACGCCCGCAACCGCGTCTGGCTGGCGCGCCGCAACCTGCCGGCCGTGCTCGTCCCGCTGTACGTGGGGTCGTGGACCGGCATCCAGCTGCTCCGCTGGTTCCGCAAGCCCGCCGTGCTGCGCGCGTGGTTCGGCGGCTGGGCGGAGGGCTGGCGCACCGACCCGGGGGAGCGGCGTCCGCTGCGCTGGCGCACGGTCGCGCGCATGACGGCTGCGGGCCGACCACCCATCGTCTGA
- a CDS encoding CDP-alcohol phosphatidyltransferase family protein, producing the protein MTAPGPSAHGARPTSIAELRAVAQPPEVRGRRNAEHWTASLYLRNLSPYLTWVLLKTSISANGVTGLMILTGWATAASLLIPGIGGAALALVLGQLQMLVDCCDGEVARWRGTSSPAGIFLDNVGHYSTETLIAIALGIRAAGYPFEAPQDFLWTNLGTLLALVIVLNKALNDMVRVARANAGLPKLADTQSEYAPTHGLVATLRRAARFLPFHRLYHSVELTILIFVFSIVGLFIGATFADRILLVALVPLSILALIGHFVTIMASRRVRG; encoded by the coding sequence ATGACCGCACCCGGACCTTCGGCGCACGGCGCCCGTCCCACGTCGATCGCCGAGCTGCGCGCGGTGGCGCAGCCGCCCGAGGTCCGTGGGCGCCGCAACGCCGAGCACTGGACCGCGTCGCTGTACCTCCGCAACCTGTCGCCGTACCTCACCTGGGTGCTGCTCAAGACGTCGATCTCGGCCAACGGCGTCACCGGGCTGATGATCCTGACGGGATGGGCGACCGCCGCCTCCCTTCTCATCCCGGGCATCGGGGGCGCCGCTCTCGCGCTCGTCCTCGGCCAGCTGCAGATGCTCGTCGACTGCTGCGACGGCGAGGTCGCGCGGTGGCGCGGCACTTCGTCGCCCGCGGGCATCTTCCTGGACAACGTCGGCCACTACTCGACCGAGACGCTGATCGCCATCGCGCTCGGCATCCGGGCGGCCGGCTACCCGTTCGAGGCGCCGCAGGACTTCCTCTGGACCAATCTGGGCACGCTGCTCGCCCTCGTCATCGTGCTGAACAAGGCGCTCAACGACATGGTCCGCGTGGCCCGCGCGAACGCCGGCCTGCCGAAGCTGGCCGACACCCAGTCGGAGTACGCGCCGACCCACGGCCTGGTCGCGACACTGCGTCGTGCCGCGCGGTTCCTGCCGTTCCACCGGCTGTACCACTCGGTCGAGCTGACCATCCTGATCTTCGTGTTCTCGATCGTCGGGCTGTTCATCGGTGCGACCTTCGCCGACCGCATCCTGCTGGTGGCGCTGGTTCCGCTGTCGATCCTGGCGCTGATCGGGCACTTCGTGACGATCATGGCTTCGCGGCGGGTCCGTGGCTGA
- a CDS encoding ABC transporter ATP-binding protein has protein sequence MAPVIAVDRLGVRFRRNRGARRTFKDLFSSKQRRARPDDFWALRNVSFHVQPGEAIGVVGRNGQGKSTLLKLVAGVMLPDEGTVRVTDGVAPLIEITGGFVDDLTVRDNVYLTAGLHGMSRSQIDERFDEIIGFAEIEDFVDTPYKHLSSGMKVRIAFSVIAQLEEPVLLVDEVLAVGDRGFREKCYRRIEELLAGGRTLFFVSHNEKDLRRFCERGLYLDKGALVLDGPIDEVLALYNADYGT, from the coding sequence GTGGCACCCGTCATCGCGGTCGACCGCCTCGGCGTCCGGTTCCGCCGCAACCGGGGCGCCCGGCGCACATTCAAGGACCTCTTCTCGTCGAAGCAGCGGCGCGCGCGTCCCGACGACTTCTGGGCGCTCCGCAACGTCAGCTTCCATGTCCAGCCCGGTGAGGCCATCGGCGTCGTCGGCCGCAACGGCCAGGGAAAGTCGACGCTGCTGAAGCTCGTCGCCGGCGTCATGCTGCCCGATGAGGGCACGGTGCGCGTGACGGACGGCGTCGCGCCGCTGATCGAGATCACCGGCGGTTTCGTCGACGACCTCACCGTGCGCGACAACGTGTATCTGACGGCGGGACTGCACGGGATGTCGCGGTCGCAGATCGACGAGCGCTTCGACGAGATCATCGGCTTCGCCGAGATCGAGGACTTCGTCGACACCCCCTACAAGCACCTCTCGAGCGGGATGAAGGTGCGCATCGCCTTCTCCGTCATCGCGCAGCTCGAGGAGCCCGTGTTGCTGGTGGACGAGGTGCTCGCGGTCGGCGACCGCGGGTTCCGCGAGAAGTGCTACCGCCGCATCGAGGAGCTGCTGGCCGGAGGCCGGACCCTGTTCTTCGTCTCGCACAACGAGAAGGACCTGCGACGCTTCTGCGAGCGCGGGCTGTACCTCGACAAGGGCGCCCTCGTTCTCGACGGTCCGATCGACGAGGTCCTCGCTCTGTACAACGCCGACTACGGCACCTGA